A region of the Perca flavescens isolate YP-PL-M2 chromosome 15, PFLA_1.0, whole genome shotgun sequence genome:
TAACTTTATGGACCCCACGTGACCAGAGGAGAGCCAGTGAGAGGTATCAGTCTGAGGCCAGGCCTGATCTTTACGATCCAACTTGGAGATAAAAACCCTCATCCGTTTGACATGTAAATGTCAAAGCTGCCTCCTCTTTTTATAGTTTGGCCCAAAGCAGAAGGAggttagctttaaaaaaaaatatctcaacacacatacgcacacagatGAGGCAGGAGATAGCGGCTGTGTCCAGATGAGGCTCGGAGCTGGACCTcgtcccccctcctcctcccttcacCAGCTCGCAAATAGAGCCGTGTATGAGCAGGGAAGCTGAGGCAGTATCAGTCGGTGAGTTTAAAAGTTAATTTGGTTGTTTACAGTTGGAAATCGGGAAAAGGTAACCTAATTTGGCCGGGAGTGGCCTCCGTTAGGACGGAAAAAGGGAGGCCGTTTAGAGAAAAGTGACCAATTTGTCCACCGCGGGTAGTTTGTTGTCTTGTCAGAATTGGTCAGCAGGGATGGAAATTGGCCTGTGcgtctgttctgtgtgtgtaggctatgtgtgtgttttatgcaacTTGTTTCGTGAGTGGTGATCCTGACGCTGTGATGCTGCTGAGGTCCAGTAGAGTTGTCGCCTTGGAAATCTGGCGTCCAGGGTTAATATGTGGCCTGGAAAACAGACCGCAGGCCTCTGGACGGATGTTTGAAGCACTTCGGTTGTCCAGCTTGAATCATTTGGTAGAATTAAACCCTGGCAGTTATTAAAGCTATTTTCATGAGACAAGGCTCCGAAATACGCACAAGAGTATGGAGAAAGTGGTGGAAGACGAAAACGCACAGAAGAAGAAAGTACATTTTCTCATCTGCAAGAACTGGACTCAGCTTGGTAAGGCAATTAGTCCAGACCCACATTGGGCATTATCCGGACCAACCACACTATCCCGGGCTATTTCTCAGCAAGGTAGACGTTATAAAATGAAACACCAACCACAGCCTGAGTTTGGCAGCCGACGGCTGATGTCATCTCGCGACACactttttcatattatttaaattattcacATTAAATTCATACCGGCGCAAAGATTCCCCTTTCATTTGTCCAAACTAGTTTTCGGCCGAGGACGTTGCCCCAGCAGGACCTCACGACTTCTAAAACCTTTGGCTTGTGTAAATGTCATGCTCTTCAACCCCCAGATAAGCCATTTGTGCGGCAGTTTGGTACAGGAGCAGTTGGTTGAGTCTGTCTGCTTTTGATGAGTATGCGGGGaactttattgttgttgtttttttactgtaagttacaaacaaatacaaaaagctCATTGGCAGAAAGCGTAAATGTTTCTACAGTACAGTAGCCATCTATCTTACGTGCGTTCACACGCATACTTTTACACACCACTCACGGGCGAGCATTcacgcactctctctctctcacacacacacacatacacaatctgCAACTACAAATAGCCAACTggtcacatttaaaaatgttaatatatatctatatacatCCTTTCTGAAACATGAATCcaataattacaataataataacaataatgtacAGTTACACTTTTTGAATAATAGAGCTACACAACATTAAGGAGGTAAGCGGGGCTTTgtttttagacacacacacgcacgcacacacacacacacacacacaaacacacacacacacacattttcctgcttcctaaataaaaataagagcaGATTTGAATGGCAAATGtctgccagagagagagagagagagaaagagagagagagagagagagagagaaagagaaaagagaaagggacTCAAACTGGAGGCTATACACATATTATTGGCTGTAAACAACTTAGAATAAGAGCTCACATGCTGACATCTCTAGAAAGCACTTGGTCAAATATAAAACATCGCACTTGACACATAAAGCGATATATAGACATCAACAGGTAGGTAGCAAGGTTGTCAGGGAGGACGTAAATAGAAGCGTAGTTAGGTAGCATTACTCATCCTTTCCTTATCTCGACTCCTCTGATCgggacagatttaaaaaaaaacaaaaaacgacaACAACATAGAGGAAcactaagtttttttttgtttttacaagagCAAGTACCACAGTCATTTTTTTGTACATTGCCCTAAAACACCAAAGACCAACATGCTGAACAAATAAAAAGTGCTGCGCTGCTGTACAGTACTCCGTTGACAATAGGAAGTGTTTTTAAAATCTGGGTTTGGAATCTGACACTGTACAAATGTTTCTGCATCACCGTcttctttttctccattttctgcCGGCTTCTTCTGGcgtttttatgttttcttcaaGTTTTCTTTCCTGTTTTGTCTCTCTATTCCCTCCCGGGAAGCCTGTACATGGGAGTAACTTTTCCACAGAAATGGaggtatggatttttttttttttttgggttcaTTTCTAGGGTTGGAAGGCGCTGCCGGCGGTGGCCAGGCTCATGCTTTTCAGTTTGTTGTCCTTCTTCCACTTCATCCTCCGGTTCTGGAACCAGATCTTGATCTGCCGCTCCGTGAGGCAGAGCGCGTGCGCGATTTCAATACGTCGCCGCCTGGTGAGGTACCGGTTGAAGTGGAACTCCTTCTCCAGCTCCAGAGTCTGGTAGCGGGTGTACGCCGTCCGCGCCCGTTTCCCGTCCGGGCCTGTCATATCTGAGGGTTTGGAGCGAACAAAAGGCtgttaaggtgtgtgtgtgtgtgtgtgtgtgtgtgtgtgtgtggttgggggTTGTTGGATGCACCAACATGTGACATAAAAGGGTTATCATTTAGATTTGCACACCTACAGCGGGTGGACCCTAGTATAAAATAACCAACTAAAATACTATTGGATCAGCACGTCCCGTTACAAAGGGATTCTACAGGTTTGTTGCTTTGCATTCTGGTATATTGTAGCTACAGGTGTTGCTATTATTGTGTCCACCCCCTCTATAaccccacacacatgcacacgatACAGAAGGTTGATTTCACCCTTAGTTTCATCAGAATGAACGTGCGTAATGGCCCAACAATAGTGTGTAGAAATGTTGCCTTATTCTGACAGCAGTCTTTcttcacacattttatttctgccatttccACTCCACAGCCTGTGCTAAAAGATCtgcttttatttgtcacattactgttttcttttttaaccacCCCTCTTCACCATCACCCTCTCTATTCCCCCCTTTTGACTCCCTTTGGCTCCCTTCGGGATTTAATTGCCCCGTCCTCTGCCTCACCTCCCTAATAAAGTTCCCACACGTAATAAAGCTTCACTTTTCAAAGGAGCAAGAGCCTCAAAAGCCTTCCTGGcctctatttcttttttcttttcccacCCGGATCTGTCTGCGCTACTCAGCCTGTTGGGCTTTGCTGCCCGGCTTGCCTCTCCCGTGACAGATTTATGACGCTTTTGTGGaatttgctaaataaaaaaagagggagaaaatACAGAGGAGCAACCACCCGGCGTCCCTAGCTTCTACAGGAGGGAAATGCAAAACGAATTGCACCCTGATGCAATAAGAAAACACGCTAATACACAACTGCAGCTGGTTAACCAGAGGCTGGCCAGCTGTCCTGATTACTGACTTTCTGATTTCCAAAtaagtacaacacacacacggcaaTATTTGCTCTGTATCTGCAGGAAAGCCAGACGCAAAAATACAACAGACATTTTGTGCTCTACTGGGAGGTTCAAACGCCTCGCTTACTGATTTCTGACACTTACATGACAATATTAAATTGGCGCAGTGGAAAAGGCTGCGTGgggtgcacacacaaaatgaagaACCGTggctaaatgtgtgtgtgttctcaacAGTCAGTTTACTCGACTCAAATCAAAACAGCAATAAGTCTGCTGAATCTTTAGTGTACATGCAAAGAGGCGCAGAGCACCATGGCTCCCCGTGTAGTTTGTACAAGCCCTAAACTGTCACCAACCCCATGTGTCCAAACATATTGGCTAGAATCTATTGAGTCGGCATTATGAATATTATCGCCCTATGATACAGAGCTAATAAGCTGTAAACACAAGAACAGCATGTACCATGGCTAATGTGCAGCTTTCTCATCCAGGGGAATATCTGTGGTGGCTGAGTATCGCTGCCCGTCGTGCTGCCAGCGGCTGATCCCGCCGGGCCGCCCTCTTGCCTCTGCGGGTGCCCGGTCCTGGGCGGCGGGTTGCTGCCGTGGCCGGCGTCCCTTTTGTGCTGCAACTCCTCGGTCTCTGGTGACGAGTCGTCCAGCTCCGTGAAGCGCTGCGCCGTGCCGCTGCCGCcggaggaggtggaggacaGATTTGGAGAGCTGAGATTACCGCTTCCTGGTTGCTCCGAGCGGGGAGACGAGCTCTGGGCGCCCAGTTTGGGTTCTCCAATACCGGGTGACAGGAGGGAGTCTGCCGCAGAGGCGAGAGAGCAGCTGGACGGCTGTCTGAAGCCCGTCTCCGGTGCTGGGGAGCCGAAGCCCCTGGAGTCCCCAACGACCGAGCCGCCCCCGAAGTGTCCTCCGGTGTTGGAGGCGCTGCCGCTCCCCCCTCCCCGGTTGGTGACGGTCAGGTCCATGCCATTGTAGTTGTAGCCGTAAGAGCCCGTCGCATGGTGCATGTTGGCGGAGGAAGAGTCCCTGTACGTCCCGCCGTTCATTGCGCCGTTGCCGGCTCCATAATTTAGCAGTTGATAGTCGGGGCCATTTGGGTAGCGCCCCGAGAACGAGTTTACAAAGTAAGAGCTCATTTAGGTTGTTTTAGAGAGTTGCAGGCTTACAGCTGAGTACTAAGGGGCGCTTGATTTGTTAGATTTCTCTTGGTCGTTATAACGCGGGTACTTTCAACGATTTATGATGTATTAGTGAATTATGGCGTTGCACTGTACTTCGTTTTTAGCTATGTATGCGCCGTCCAAATATGGGGgtggggtggtgtgtgtgtcagtgtgctggattgaggggtgtgtgtgtgtgtgtgtgatgggggAGGTGAGGGGTGAGGtgagggaggagagacagagagaagaggggggAGGCGGTCACGTGCTTTTGTTGACCAGTCGTAAATTCTCGCCGATGACTTTGGAGGTAATTCATGCTCTGAGGTTTCTAATGATGAAGGGATGGGCGGGggaagctctctctctctctctctctctctctctctctctctctctctctctctctctctctctctctctctctctctctctctctctctctctctctctctctccctgtctctcacACATCCTTTATTCTGCTGTTGGAGGTGCCGGGGGTGAGCTCAGAGCGCCACCTACTGCAGACATAATGTATTGCActtattaaaaagacaaatagaagggagagggagagagtagaCCCTCGAAAAGGAGTATGAGAGAGCTGGTATaaaatattctctctctctctctctttctgcgtGAATGTGTCTCTCATCGCTCAGGCCTGTTAATTGACCTTTGCTTAGGCTGGGAATTAGGAGCCAGTGACCATAAACCATAAAATAACCTGTTAATAATGGAATATCTAACACAGCAGACAGACCCGTAATATCAGTCAACCAACGCTGCCATACGCCTTCATTTGAGAGTTTTCCACAATCAGACCTACGTTGAAAAATTGAACAGCATAAATCATAATAATAGTCTAATAACAGCAACAAAACATAGACTGAAACAATTAAAATTACAACATCAATGACGTGCGGGACGTCACAAATAGGAACTGATATTTACTGCGACATAAATGCCGCACAGGCCCATTAGTCGCTGTGCACCTAGGACCATAACAGCTGTGTTAAGATAGTGATGCATTCAGGGCCGGTAAAAACAATTTCACgtctttactttactttttttcttgaaatgtcTCTAAGAGTATCATCGATATTTACCTCAATCATCCACCTTAAACACACATAGTGGCCTCATCAACCGAGTTCAATACAAAAACTTTTAactcttatttttttctatttacatgATGTTGTATAGTGTTCCCTCTTTGCTGTTGTCTCagtcatatttactgtactaaGCATACATCCTCTCCACTGTAGCAAAAATACGGtagattcatttaaaaaaatgtattgacttCATAGGCCTGCAATTTAAAGTTACAGGGGCAGTGCACATTAATAGCCATTTCTACAAATGAGCCATATTTACTACTTTTCAACTGCAGTCCCTGGGCAGGCTTCTGTCTGGCTCTAGTCAACCAGGAAGTATGTTGACAATAAACTGTGAAAATGACCAAAGTCTAACACTACCTTTAACCAAAGTAACTTAGCCATCCCCACCAAAGTCACACTGTCTGAAGCCACCAAGTCATGACTGAGAAGGAAAGTCAGATTTGGACTATActgcttctttctttctttctttctttctttctttctttctttctttctttctttctttctttctttctgtcctttATTTCTTCTCTCCCCCTGCAGCCTCCCTTCCAGCTGCAGACGAGGAATGTTAAACCTGATCTGTGACGTCCACACTGGATGGAAATCTGCTGATTTATGATTTGTTGATTCCAGGGTTGGGATGCATTTCAGCCAgggtgcctctgtgtgtgtgtgtctgtgtaagtgtgtgtgcgtgtgcgtgcgtgtgtgtgtgtgtgtgttattaggCCTCAACGTGCACTCGGTTGTGCATgtttctgacacacacacatatatgcacacagGCTGGAACACAGGGCATGAAGAATTCCAGacttttttgtgtgaaatgatACAAATGGATGCGCTCTGTGGGGGACTGTGTGTACATAAATGTgctcctgcatgtgtgtgtagttgCAGGCCACATTTCAGACACTCAGCTGCTCTCACACTGAGTGTCggcaaaagaaccaagcagctGGAATGGAAATGATCTTGAATATTCAGAAGTATGTGGTGGGAATAAAACAACTGCAGCAGCCAGCAACAGGGGTGGACACATGCACAAAACagatatatttattattttactcaCTAGAGTTCTG
Encoded here:
- the hoxb5a gene encoding homeobox protein Hox-B5a; translated protein: MSSYFVNSFSGRYPNGPDYQLLNYGAGNGAMNGGTYRDSSSANMHHATGSYGYNYNGMDLTVTNRGGGSGSASNTGGHFGGGSVVGDSRGFGSPAPETGFRQPSSCSLASAADSLLSPGIGEPKLGAQSSSPRSEQPGSGNLSSPNLSSTSSGGSGTAQRFTELDDSSPETEELQHKRDAGHGSNPPPRTGHPQRQEGGPAGSAAGSTTGSDTQPPQIFPWMRKLHISHDMTGPDGKRARTAYTRYQTLELEKEFHFNRYLTRRRRIEIAHALCLTERQIKIWFQNRRMKWKKDNKLKSMSLATAGSAFQP